In Flavobacterium piscisymbiosum, the sequence TAATATTATATCTTTTTTCAATTGTAAATCTAAAATGAAGTGAAATATACAGTTATAATGTTCAATTTTAAACAGTATCTATAAAGCTCTTTTCGGTTTTGTTGAAAACTAAAAGTCCGATAAAAAATACTGCGATAGTAACAACAAGAGTATAGGATAATCCCAAAACTGAAATTTCTCCCACATCTAAAAGCATGTAACGAGCTGTTTCTATTATATATGCTAATGGATTATACTCTACTAGCCAACCATAACCTGGTAATTTATCTTTAATTAAACTCATAGGATACATAACTGCAGACAGGTACATTAATAACTGTATTCCAAAACCTATTAAGTGACTAAAATCACGATATTTTGTAACCATTGCCGAAATAAGCATTCCTAATCCTAGTCCTAAAATTCCCATTATAATAATCAAAATTGGAAAAAATAAAATCAGGCCATTTAATCCCAAATTTGCTCCTTGAAAATAATAGAAAATGTAAAATCCGATAAAAATCAAAAATTGAATTCCGAATTTTACTAAATTAGAAATCACAACCGATAGAGGAGTAATAATACGAGGAAAATATACTTTCCCAAATATGGCAGCATTAGCTTTAAACGTATCTGAAGTGCCCGTTAAGCATGCTGTAAAATAATTCCAAACGGTTATTCCGGCCAAATTAAATAAAAATGGAGGAACAGTACCTGTATCAATACCAGCGACGTTATTGAATATTATAGTAAATGTTACGGAAGTAAATAAAGGCTGAATTAAGTACCAAAGTGGTCCAAGAACCGTTTGCTTATAAACGGTAATAACATCACGTTTTACAAAAAGCAATAGCAAATCTCTATATTGCCAAACTTCTTTCAGGTTTAGGGAGAAGAATTTATTTTTAGGTGTTATTTCAAACAACCAATCATTTGGGGTATTGTTGTCGTTCATTTTTATTTTAAACTAATTAATCGAAATAGTTCTTAAAAAGCAAGATTTATTTAATTAACAAGATTTTTATTCGCTTATAAAATTATTATAAAAGCAAAAAGGCGTTTTATAAAAAAACACCTTTTTAATATCATTTGAATCCAAAATTCAACTTATCATAAGAAACTACTTATCTAAAACTTCAAAAGCAGAATTCATACTTTTAAATTCAGGAACAATTTTTTTCATTTTAGTTACAATATCATCATTATCATAAAAATCTGCAATGCCTATAAGCTCGTCGATTTCAATGTGTAAATTTTCATACTCGTCTTGTATTTCCTGAGCAATCATGATTTTATTATGATATGTTGGTAAAGTCTTAGAAGTATCATTTAATAATTCTTCATACAATTTTTCGCCAGGCCTTAAACCAACAATTTTAATCTTAATCTCTTTATCCGGAATAAATCCTGCCAGCTTAATCATTTTTTTAGCAAGATCGATTATTTTCACGGGTTTACCCATATCAAAAATATAAATCTCACCTCCGTTACCCATAGCACCGGCTTCTAATACCAATTGGCATGCCTCGGGAATCGTCATAAAATAACGAATAATATCCTGATGCGTAATGGTAACTGGACCTCCCTCAGCAATTTGTTTTGTAAACAAAGGTACAACAGATCCGTTTGAGCCTAAAACATTTCCAAAACGAGTTGTAATAAACTTCGTTGCTCCATCAATATTTTCTCTTTGATTTTTCAAAAATAAAGATTGAACATATTTCTCTGCTATTCGTTTACTGGCTCCCATAACATTACTAGGATTTACTGCTTTATCAGTAGATACCATAACAAACTTCTTCACACGATATTTACAAGATAAATCGGCCAGATTCTTAGTTCCTTTAATATTCGTCTGAATAGCTTGGGATGGGTTTTCCTCCATCAAAGGAACATGTTTGTAAGCTGCCGCATGAAAAACAACATGTGGACTATAATTTTTGAAAACTTTTTCTAAAGCTTTTTTACTTCTAACGTCTGCAATTACTGCTACAATTTTGGCCTGCGATCCTAAAGCAAGAGTTTCTAAACATAAATTATGAAGCGGTGTTTCAGCGTGATCTAAAATAATAACCACCTTAGGATTAAATCCTAAAACCTGCCTTACTATTTCACTTCCAATTGATCCGGCAGCACCGCTAATAAGAATTGTTTTATCCTTTAATTGTTTTGAAATTGATTTACTATCCAAAACTATAGGTTTTCTTTCGAGTAAATCTTCAATCTGAATGTTTTTTACTTTTTGGGAAATTTCTTTTTGATTTTCCCAATCTGAAATCAATGGTACAGTATATACTCTATAATTGAATTCTAAGCATTGATCTACAATAATCAATTGTTCTTCTTTTGATAAACTTTTATCCGCTATAATAACACCTTCTGCAGCTACAGAACGCATTAAAGCTGGTAATTTTTTTCTTAAAATCAGAATTGGTAAATCTAACATTCGTTTAGATGCATTCTGATTGTTTTTATCTACAAAACCAACAATTTTAAATCTTGAAGGTGTTTCAAATTTTAAGGCATTTGCTACCGAAATAGCATTAGCATCAGTTCCATAAATTACCGTTCTAATCAATTTAGAATTGGTTTTTTCAGAAAAATACAATTCGAAAGTTTGTTTTACAACAACACGGTATAGAAATAAACCACAAAATGATAAAACCAAATTTATGAAAAGTGCTGTATTTAAAAAAGCTTTATGTCCGGTATACAATTCAAAAACTAAATTGAAAAATAAAAAGAAAACCAAAACTGACATTTGAGAAAATAGCAGTTTGATAGCATCTATATAAGATGAGTGTCTGATAATCCCAGAATACGTTCTAAACAGCCAAAAGAAAAATACATTGATAACAATTAAACTCGAGACAAAATAAAACTGATGTGAGGTAATAATATAGCCCAATGCCGTCCCTTCAAACAACATATAAGTAAATGTGAATGAAAAAATCAACACCATTACATCTATAGCAATAATGATCCATCTAGGCAAATAGCTAAGATTATTAATACTGCTTCTTAGATTTCTTGGTGAGAGAAAATTATGCAATAAAGAGGCTATTTTGGTTTGTTTGTCTGTATCCAATTGGGTATAGTTTAATTTTGTAAACTTTGTCTGTCTTACAAAAATACAAATTAAAGGTTTTAAAAAATTATTTCTTAATGCAAATTAGATTTTAACACCTTTTTTCTTTTGTTTTAAAAATTCTATCAAATAAGATCCGTATCCGGATTTAACTAAAGGTAAAGCTAATTCTTCGAGCTGAGCATCATTTATAAATCCTTGTCTCCAGGCAACTTCTTCAATACAGCCAACTTTTAATCCTTGTCTTTCTTCAAGAACCTGAACAAATTGTCCCGCTTGCATTAAACTATTAAATGTTCCGGTATCCAACCAGGCTGTTCCTCTGCTTAAAATACCTACTTTTAAAGCTTCTCTTTCTAAATAAACCTTATTAACATCTGTAATTTCATATTCGCCACGAGCACTTGGCCTTATATTTTTGGCAATCTCTACAACCGAGTTATCGTAGAAATATAATCCCGGAACTGCAAAATTAGATTTTGGTTCTTCAGGTTTTTCTTCTATAGAAATAGCTTTAAAATTTTCATCAAACTCAACTACTCCGTATCTTTCCGGATCTGAAACATGATAAGCAAAAACGACACCTCCATTTGGTTTTGTATTTGATTTTAAAAGTTCCTGCATATTAGATCCAAAAAAGATATTATCTCCCAATATCAAAGCTACATCATCCTTACCAATAAATTCTTCTCCAATTACAAAAGCCTGAGCCAAACCGTTAGGAATTGTCTGTTCTGCATAACTAAATTTACAACCTAAACTAGAGCCATCTCCTAACAGTTTTTTGAAATTTGGTAAATCATGTCGAGTAGAAATAATCAGAATTTCACTGATCCCTGACATCATTAAAGTAGACAACGGATAATAAATCATTGGTTTATCATATACTGGCATCATTTGTTTGCTCATCGCAAGTGTCAATGGATGTAAACGTGTACCAGAACCTCCGGCTAAAATAATTCCTTTCATAAAATTTTATTTTAGACTTTAGATTTTAGATTTCTTAATACTGAAATGCTGCAATCACATCTTAAAATCATCTTTACTTATTTTATATAAACATTTTTTTCAAACTTTCTTTATAATTTGGAATATCCAGATTATAAATAGTTTTAATTTTTTTCTTATCTAATAATGAAAATTCAGGGCGTTTTGCAGGAGTTGGATAGGATGCCGATGATATCCCGCCAACATTACAACTGTATCCTCCAAATTCCTTTATGCTCAACGCAAATTCATACCAACTTATTTCACCCTCATTAGAATAATTGTAAATCCCAGGAATCCATTCCGGAAATTCGAAAATATCAATCATGGCCTGAGCCA encodes:
- a CDS encoding ABC transporter permease, which produces MNDNNTPNDWLFEITPKNKFFSLNLKEVWQYRDLLLLFVKRDVITVYKQTVLGPLWYLIQPLFTSVTFTIIFNNVAGIDTGTVPPFLFNLAGITVWNYFTACLTGTSDTFKANAAIFGKVYFPRIITPLSVVISNLVKFGIQFLIFIGFYIFYYFQGANLGLNGLILFFPILIIIMGILGLGLGMLISAMVTKYRDFSHLIGFGIQLLMYLSAVMYPMSLIKDKLPGYGWLVEYNPLAYIIETARYMLLDVGEISVLGLSYTLVVTIAVFFIGLLVFNKTEKSFIDTV
- a CDS encoding polysaccharide biosynthesis protein, coding for MDTDKQTKIASLLHNFLSPRNLRSSINNLSYLPRWIIIAIDVMVLIFSFTFTYMLFEGTALGYIITSHQFYFVSSLIVINVFFFWLFRTYSGIIRHSSYIDAIKLLFSQMSVLVFFLFFNLVFELYTGHKAFLNTALFINLVLSFCGLFLYRVVVKQTFELYFSEKTNSKLIRTVIYGTDANAISVANALKFETPSRFKIVGFVDKNNQNASKRMLDLPILILRKKLPALMRSVAAEGVIIADKSLSKEEQLIIVDQCLEFNYRVYTVPLISDWENQKEISQKVKNIQIEDLLERKPIVLDSKSISKQLKDKTILISGAAGSIGSEIVRQVLGFNPKVVIILDHAETPLHNLCLETLALGSQAKIVAVIADVRSKKALEKVFKNYSPHVVFHAAAYKHVPLMEENPSQAIQTNIKGTKNLADLSCKYRVKKFVMVSTDKAVNPSNVMGASKRIAEKYVQSLFLKNQRENIDGATKFITTRFGNVLGSNGSVVPLFTKQIAEGGPVTITHQDIIRYFMTIPEACQLVLEAGAMGNGGEIYIFDMGKPVKIIDLAKKMIKLAGFIPDKEIKIKIVGLRPGEKLYEELLNDTSKTLPTYHNKIMIAQEIQDEYENLHIEIDELIGIADFYDNDDIVTKMKKIVPEFKSMNSAFEVLDK
- the rfbA gene encoding glucose-1-phosphate thymidylyltransferase RfbA, coding for MKGIILAGGSGTRLHPLTLAMSKQMMPVYDKPMIYYPLSTLMMSGISEILIISTRHDLPNFKKLLGDGSSLGCKFSYAEQTIPNGLAQAFVIGEEFIGKDDVALILGDNIFFGSNMQELLKSNTKPNGGVVFAYHVSDPERYGVVEFDENFKAISIEEKPEEPKSNFAVPGLYFYDNSVVEIAKNIRPSARGEYEITDVNKVYLEREALKVGILSRGTAWLDTGTFNSLMQAGQFVQVLEERQGLKVGCIEEVAWRQGFINDAQLEELALPLVKSGYGSYLIEFLKQKKKGVKI